The Caulifigura coniformis genome includes a region encoding these proteins:
- a CDS encoding arginyltransferase: MSSLDHLGFVEPQRVCSYLPTETASLEYRVYRQLTAVNYGRLLERGWRRHGRMLFRPQCPTCRQCRGLRVPVATFEPTKSQRRTLNKNPDVEVRLSPATVSPAHVELYNAYHADMAARRGWPGTPTTLDDYAESFLTGGYPFAFELQYFRAGKLVGVGLVDILPQGLSSVYFYHAPEWRPQAPGVFSILCEFDLCRQQGIPYLYLGYWIEKCPSMAYKSGYGPHETLEEYIEEDEAPEWERPSGSPE; the protein is encoded by the coding sequence ATGAGCAGCCTCGACCATCTGGGTTTCGTCGAACCGCAGCGGGTCTGCTCCTACCTGCCGACAGAAACCGCGTCGCTCGAGTACCGGGTTTACCGGCAGTTGACCGCCGTGAACTACGGCCGGCTGCTGGAACGTGGCTGGCGGCGACATGGGCGGATGTTGTTCCGACCGCAATGTCCCACGTGCCGGCAGTGCCGCGGGCTTCGCGTTCCGGTCGCGACGTTCGAACCGACGAAGAGCCAGCGCAGGACGCTCAACAAAAATCCCGATGTCGAAGTGCGGCTGTCCCCCGCGACGGTCTCGCCGGCGCACGTCGAACTCTACAACGCCTATCACGCCGACATGGCCGCCCGCCGCGGCTGGCCCGGCACGCCGACCACGCTCGACGACTACGCCGAATCGTTCCTGACCGGCGGGTATCCGTTCGCGTTCGAGCTCCAGTATTTCCGGGCCGGGAAACTCGTCGGAGTCGGGCTGGTCGACATCCTGCCGCAGGGGCTGTCGAGCGTTTACTTCTATCACGCGCCCGAATGGCGACCGCAGGCGCCGGGCGTGTTCAGCATTCTCTGTGAATTCGATCTCTGCCGGCAGCAGGGGATTCCATACCTGTATCTCGGCTACTGGATCGAGAAGTGCCCCTCGATGGCCTACAAGTCGGGATACGGGCCGCACGAGACTCTTGAGGAGTACATCGAAGAAGACGAAGCGCCGGAGTGGGAGCGGCCGTCGGGTTCTCCGGAGTGA